One window of Mobula hypostoma chromosome 30, sMobHyp1.1, whole genome shotgun sequence genomic DNA carries:
- the dpf2 gene encoding zinc finger protein ubi-d4 isoform X1, which produces MEGASKMAAVIQNVVKNIGEQYYKDAIEQCHNYNARLCAERSVRLPFLDSQTGVAQSNCYIWMEKRHRGPGMAPGQLYTYPARRWRKKRRAHPPEDPHLSFAALKPDLDLGMKKDSLVSPDGSSLEALLRGEALDKQRGLSDHRDDDSLNDYPVNNSRARKRILDPDDFLDDLDDEDYEEDLPKRRSKGRAKGKGVGRSARKKAMDAAAIEDREKPYACDNRCKQKHNSKPSERVCGKRYKNRPGLSYHYAHSHLADEEGDDDKDLEPPIPVSQRREELGRPPGDLRKLKAAKKGPDGLALPNNYCDFCLGDSRLNKKTGQSEELVSCSDCGRSGHPSCLQFTPVMMAAVKTYRWQCIECKCCNLCGTSENDDQLLFCDDCDRGYHMYCLTPPMSEPPEGSWSCRLCLETLKEKASIYQNPNPPPS; this is translated from the exons CATCGGCGAGCAGTACTACAAGGATGCCATCGAGCAGTGCCACAACTACAACGCCAGGCTCTGCGCCGAGCGCAGTGTTCGCCTCCCCTTCCTCGACTCACAGACCGGCGTCGCCCAGAGCAACTGCTACATCTGGATGGAGAAACGACACCGGGGGCCAG GAATGGCCCCCGGACAGCTCTACACCTACCCTGCCCGCCGCTggaggaaaaagaggagagcccACCCTCCGGAGGACCCCCACCTCAGCTTCGCGGCCCTCAAGCCAG ACCTGGATTTGGGAATGAAGAAAGACAGTCTGGTGtctccagatggcagcagccTCGAAGCATTGCTACGTGGCGAGGCGCTCGATAAACAGAGGGGTTTGTCCGACCACAGGGACGATgacagcctcaatgactacccaGTAAACAACAGCAGGGCACGAAAG AGAATCCTGGATCCGGACGATTTCCTGGATGACCTGGATGACGAAGATTACGAGGAAGACCTCCCGAAGCGCCGAAGCAAAGGCCGAGCCAAG GGTAAAGGAGTCGGCAGGAGCGCAAGGAAGAAAGCGATGGATGCTGCGGCCATCGAGGACCGTGAGAAGCCGTACGCCTGTGACA ATAGATGCAAACAAAAGCATAACTCCAAACCTTCTGAAAGAG TCTGCGGAAAGCGTTACAAGAACCGCCCGGGACTCAGCTATCACTATGCACACTCCCACCTGGCGGACGAGGAGGGAGACGACGACAAGGACCTGGAGCCACCGATTCCGGTGTCGCAGCGGAGAGAGGAAC TGGGTCGACCTCCAGGCGACTTGAGAAAATTGAAAGCAG CTAAGAAAGGTCCAGACGGCCTGGCTTTACCCAACAACTACTGTGACTTCTGCCTGGGCGACTCACGCCTGAACAAGAAGACGGGTCAGTCAGAGGAGCTGGTGTCCTGCTCGGACTGCGGCCGCTCAG GACACCCCTCGTGCCTGCAGTTCACGCCGGTGATGATGGCAGCGGTGAAAACCTACCGGTGGCAATGCATCGAGTGCAAGTGTTGTAATCTGTGCGGCACCTCGGAGAACGAC GACCAGCTGCTGTTCTGTGACGACTGTGACCGCGGCTACCACATGTACTGCCTCACCCCGCCGATGTCCGAGCCGCCCGAAG GGAGCTGGAGCTGCCGCCTCTGTCTGGAGACACTGAAAGAAAAGGCGTCAATCTACCAAAATCCGAACCCTCCCCCCTCCTAA
- the dpf2 gene encoding zinc finger protein ubi-d4 isoform X2, protein MEGASKMAAVIQNVVKNIGEQYYKDAIEQCHNYNARLCAERSVRLPFLDSQTGVAQSNCYIWMEKRHRGPGMAPGQLYTYPARRWRKKRRAHPPEDPHLSFAALKPDLDLGMKKDSLVSPDGSSLEALLRGEALDKQRGLSDHRDDDSLNDYPVNNSRARKRILDPDDFLDDLDDEDYEEDLPKRRSKGRAKGKGVGRSARKKAMDAAAIEDREKPYACDICGKRYKNRPGLSYHYAHSHLADEEGDDDKDLEPPIPVSQRREELGRPPGDLRKLKAAKKGPDGLALPNNYCDFCLGDSRLNKKTGQSEELVSCSDCGRSGHPSCLQFTPVMMAAVKTYRWQCIECKCCNLCGTSENDDQLLFCDDCDRGYHMYCLTPPMSEPPEGSWSCRLCLETLKEKASIYQNPNPPPS, encoded by the exons CATCGGCGAGCAGTACTACAAGGATGCCATCGAGCAGTGCCACAACTACAACGCCAGGCTCTGCGCCGAGCGCAGTGTTCGCCTCCCCTTCCTCGACTCACAGACCGGCGTCGCCCAGAGCAACTGCTACATCTGGATGGAGAAACGACACCGGGGGCCAG GAATGGCCCCCGGACAGCTCTACACCTACCCTGCCCGCCGCTggaggaaaaagaggagagcccACCCTCCGGAGGACCCCCACCTCAGCTTCGCGGCCCTCAAGCCAG ACCTGGATTTGGGAATGAAGAAAGACAGTCTGGTGtctccagatggcagcagccTCGAAGCATTGCTACGTGGCGAGGCGCTCGATAAACAGAGGGGTTTGTCCGACCACAGGGACGATgacagcctcaatgactacccaGTAAACAACAGCAGGGCACGAAAG AGAATCCTGGATCCGGACGATTTCCTGGATGACCTGGATGACGAAGATTACGAGGAAGACCTCCCGAAGCGCCGAAGCAAAGGCCGAGCCAAG GGTAAAGGAGTCGGCAGGAGCGCAAGGAAGAAAGCGATGGATGCTGCGGCCATCGAGGACCGTGAGAAGCCGTACGCCTGTGACA TCTGCGGAAAGCGTTACAAGAACCGCCCGGGACTCAGCTATCACTATGCACACTCCCACCTGGCGGACGAGGAGGGAGACGACGACAAGGACCTGGAGCCACCGATTCCGGTGTCGCAGCGGAGAGAGGAAC TGGGTCGACCTCCAGGCGACTTGAGAAAATTGAAAGCAG CTAAGAAAGGTCCAGACGGCCTGGCTTTACCCAACAACTACTGTGACTTCTGCCTGGGCGACTCACGCCTGAACAAGAAGACGGGTCAGTCAGAGGAGCTGGTGTCCTGCTCGGACTGCGGCCGCTCAG GACACCCCTCGTGCCTGCAGTTCACGCCGGTGATGATGGCAGCGGTGAAAACCTACCGGTGGCAATGCATCGAGTGCAAGTGTTGTAATCTGTGCGGCACCTCGGAGAACGAC GACCAGCTGCTGTTCTGTGACGACTGTGACCGCGGCTACCACATGTACTGCCTCACCCCGCCGATGTCCGAGCCGCCCGAAG GGAGCTGGAGCTGCCGCCTCTGTCTGGAGACACTGAAAGAAAAGGCGTCAATCTACCAAAATCCGAACCCTCCCCCCTCCTAA